TCGGGCCGGGCAATGCCCAAACGGTCCATGTCCTCGTAGAAGGCCTGAATGAAACGCTCCGAGATCTGGCTCTCGCTGGTCCCTTCGGCCTTGGCCTTGTTGATGATCTTGTCGTCCACGTCGGTGAAGTTGCGGACAAAGACCATGCCGTATCCGAGGTGACAGAGGTACCGGTACAAAACGTCGAAGACCACGGCCGACCTGGCATGGCCGATGTGACAAAAATCGTAGGCCGTTATCCCGCAGACATACATGCGCACTGTGTTGTCGAGCATGGGGCGGAATTCCTGTTTTTCTCGAGCTATGGAGTTGTAAAGCTGCATGATTCGGTGTCACCTTCGGGTAGAGGTTGCAAGGACGTCCCCGGGGCAATGACCGGCGCAGTTCCGGTGACCACGACCAAGGCCTTGATCCCCTGCTTGGCGCCGGTGAAGCCGAGGCCTTCCTCGGTTGTGGCTTTGATGTTCACCCGGGTTCTGGGCAGTCCGAGCAGATTGGCCACGTTTGCTCTGATGGTTTCGGCGTGGGGGGCAATTTTGGGCACCTGGGTCACGACCGTGCAGTCGGCGTGGGTCAGGACCAGACCGGCCCTCCGGGCCATGACCATGACCCGATCCAGGAACACGGCACTGGACATGCCAGCCAGAGCCGGGTCCGAATCGGGGAAATGGGTGCCAATGTCTCCAGCGCCCAAGCATCCGAGGATGGCGTCGGTCAGGGCGTGCAAAAGGACGTCGCCGTCGGAGTGAGCGAAGACCCGATGATCGCCGGGGATGGGTACTCCACCCAAAACCAAAGGTCTGTCGCCCCCGAAACGGTGAACGTCGTAACCAAGCCCTGTACAGGGAGTGCGGGTAGGAGGCGGATCTTCGGCCTTGAGCATAAGCAGGTCCTCGGGATGCGTGAGCTTGCGGTTTGCGGCCTCGCCGGGGACCACGACCACATCAAGGCCCAAGGCCTCGATCATGGCCGCGTCGTCCGTCACGGTCTGTTCCGGATTCCGGTCATGGGCGTCTTGAAGTTCCTTCCGACGAAAGGCCTGGGGGGTCTGAACCAGAACCAGGGAGTCCCGGTCCAGGGTTCTGGATACCACTCCGGATCCGACCTCCTTGACCGTGTCCGACGGAACCAGCCCGGGGATGGCCGCCACGGACCCATG
The Deltaproteobacteria bacterium genome window above contains:
- the ispD gene encoding 2-C-methyl-D-erythritol 4-phosphate cytidylyltransferase, whose protein sequence is MTLDHNDSSRTELPLIRHVWALVLAAGAGTRMGQPSVGPKQFLDHQGVPLFWHSVRTFSRTARMEGVVLVFPAEGLEAWRKKTLDLHAAERLGLEIRIVPGGSRRQDSVSHGLNALPGICEVVIVHDAARPFFTPILTAALLEAIDHGSVAAIPGLVPSDTVKEVGSGVVSRTLDRDSLVLVQTPQAFRRKELQDAHDRNPEQTVTDDAAMIEALGLDVVVVPGEAANRKLTHPEDLLMLKAEDPPPTRTPCTGLGYDVHRFGGDRPLVLGGVPIPGDHRVFAHSDGDVLLHALTDAILGCLGAGDIGTHFPDSDPALAGMSSAVFLDRVMVMARRAGLVLTHADCTVVTQVPKIAPHAETIRANVANLLGLPRTRVNIKATTEEGLGFTGAKQGIKALVVVTGTAPVIAPGTSLQPLPEGDTESCSFTTP